One Homo sapiens chromosome 3, GRCh38.p14 Primary Assembly genomic window carries:
- the C3orf52 gene encoding TPA-induced transmembrane protein isoform 2 (isoform 2 is encoded by transcript variant 2) — protein sequence MDLAQPSQPVDELELSVLERQPEENTPLNGADKVFPSLDEEVPPAEANKESPWSSCNKNVVGRCKLWMIITSIFLGVITVIIIGLCLAAVTYVDEDENEILELSSNKTFFIMLKIPEECVAEEELPHLLTERLTDVYSTSPSLGRYFTSVEIVDFSGENATVTYDLQFGVPSDDENFMKYMMSEELVLGILLQDFRDQNIPGCESLGLDPTSLLLYE from the exons ATGGACCTGGCCCAACCCTCACAGCCAGTAGACGAGCTGGAGCTCTCGGTGCTCGAGCGGCAGCCAGAAGAGAACACGCCTCTCAATGGTGCCGACAAGGTCTTCCCTTCTTTGGACGAGGAGGTCCCCCCGGCCGAG GCTAACAAGGAAAGCCCCTGGAGCTCCTGTAATAAGAATGTGGTTGGAAGATGCAAACTGTGGATGATCATCACCTCCATTTTCCTAGGTGTCATTACAGTGATCATCATAGGCTTATGTCTTGCTGCAG TAACTTATGTTgatgaagatgaaaatgaaatactTGAATTATCATCAAACAAAACATTCTTCATCATGCTGAAGATTCCAGAGGAGTGTGTTGCTGAAGAGGAATTGCCTCACCTGCTCACCGAAAGG CTCACAGATGTGTACAGTACATCGCCCTCTCTGGGTCGTTATTTTACTTCAGTTGAAATAGTGGACTTCAG TGGTGAAAATGCCACAGTAACGTATGACCTGCAATTTGGGGTTCCATCAGATGATGAAAATTTTATGAAGTATATGATGAGTGAGGAGTTGGTGCTGGGCATTTTGCTACAGGATTTCCGTGATCAGAATATACCTGGTTGTGAGAGTCTGGGGCTTGATCCAACATCCCTCTTGCTCTATG